In the Oceanithermus desulfurans genome, one interval contains:
- the trhA gene encoding PAQR family membrane homeostasis protein TrhA, translating into MKTPREPVNTYTHAAGALLALAGLGWLVALAWPDPRLVAGAVVFGVTMFLMYTASAGYHAARLGERGLAWLRKLDHAAIFLFIAGSYTPVLLTRLDGVARWGWLGLVWGLAALGIALKLWKMTAPRWLSTLSYLGLGWLAVFLVPQLQLPPAALGWLIASGALYSLGALVYALKRPNFRGFGFHELWHLFVLGGSATMFAAVWVLFAASS; encoded by the coding sequence GTGAAGACCCCGCGCGAACCCGTCAACACCTACACCCACGCCGCCGGCGCGCTGCTGGCCCTCGCCGGTCTGGGCTGGCTCGTCGCCCTGGCCTGGCCCGATCCCCGGCTGGTGGCGGGGGCCGTCGTCTTCGGCGTGACCATGTTCCTGATGTACACCGCCAGCGCCGGCTACCACGCCGCTCGGCTGGGGGAGCGCGGCCTCGCCTGGCTGCGCAAGCTCGACCACGCGGCCATCTTCCTCTTCATCGCGGGGTCGTACACCCCGGTGCTGCTCACCCGCCTCGACGGGGTCGCGCGCTGGGGCTGGCTCGGCCTCGTCTGGGGGCTGGCGGCGCTCGGCATCGCCCTCAAGCTCTGGAAGATGACCGCGCCCCGCTGGCTCTCGACCCTCTCCTACCTGGGCCTGGGCTGGCTCGCGGTCTTCCTGGTACCCCAGCTGCAGCTGCCGCCGGCGGCCCTGGGCTGGCTGATCGCCAGCGGCGCCCTCTACTCGCTGGGCGCGCTGGTCTACGCGCTCAAGCGGCCCAACTTCCGCGGCTTCGGTTTTCATGAGCTGTGGCACCTCTTCGTGCTCGGGGGCAGCGCCACGATGTTCGCCGCCGTCTGGGTTTTGTTCGCCGCCAGCAGCTAG
- a CDS encoding trans-sulfuration enzyme family protein, with product MKRFRTRALHVGSRPDPATGAHVTPVYRTSTFAYGSFDRGARMFAGEESGYVYTRIGNPTVRVFEEKLANLEGAEDAVAFASGMAAIAALTLTFLQPGDELAFLGPLYGGTEGLFLETLTRFGIQVRDVSEEPPSAWVGPRTRMLYVETPTNPTLRIHDLAQVGEVGRAHGVLTVADNTFATPYLTRPLEFGLDVVVHSATKYLGGHGDAIGGVVAGPGEMMQELRMHGLRHVGGAMSPEDAFLFMRGIKTLALRMEAHCDGAEAVAAYLARHPAVARVYYPGLPQHPGHEVAARQMDRYGGMVALELHGGFDAARVFLDGLELFTQAVSLGDVESLATHPASTTHELLPPEVLERQGITPGLVRLSVGIEDPRDLTEDLEQALARVERSLVS from the coding sequence ATGAAACGTTTCCGTACCCGTGCGCTGCACGTGGGTTCGCGGCCCGACCCGGCCACCGGGGCCCACGTCACCCCCGTGTACCGCACGTCCACGTTCGCGTACGGATCCTTCGACCGCGGCGCGCGAATGTTCGCGGGCGAAGAGTCCGGCTACGTCTACACCCGCATCGGCAACCCCACGGTGCGGGTGTTCGAAGAGAAACTGGCGAACCTCGAGGGCGCCGAGGACGCGGTGGCCTTCGCCAGCGGCATGGCGGCGATCGCGGCGCTCACCCTCACCTTTCTGCAGCCGGGCGACGAGCTGGCCTTTCTCGGTCCGCTCTACGGCGGCACCGAGGGGCTCTTCCTGGAGACGCTCACGCGCTTCGGCATCCAGGTGCGCGACGTTTCCGAAGAACCGCCCTCGGCGTGGGTGGGCCCCCGCACCCGGATGCTCTACGTGGAGACGCCCACGAACCCGACCCTGCGCATCCACGACCTGGCCCAGGTCGGCGAGGTCGGGCGCGCGCACGGGGTGCTGACCGTCGCCGACAACACCTTCGCCACCCCCTACCTGACGCGGCCGCTCGAGTTCGGTCTCGACGTGGTGGTGCACTCGGCGACCAAGTACCTGGGGGGTCACGGCGACGCGATCGGCGGTGTGGTCGCGGGACCCGGGGAGATGATGCAGGAGCTGCGGATGCACGGCCTCCGCCACGTCGGCGGGGCGATGAGTCCGGAGGACGCCTTCCTCTTCATGCGGGGGATCAAGACGCTGGCCCTGCGCATGGAGGCCCACTGCGACGGCGCCGAGGCCGTGGCCGCCTACCTGGCCCGCCACCCGGCGGTGGCCCGCGTCTACTACCCGGGGCTGCCCCAGCACCCCGGGCACGAGGTCGCCGCACGCCAGATGGACCGCTACGGCGGGATGGTGGCCCTCGAGCTCCACGGCGGCTTCGACGCCGCCCGCGTCTTCCTCGACGGCCTCGAGCTCTTCACCCAGGCGGTCTCCCTGGGCGACGTCGAGTCGCTGGCCACTCACCCGGCGAGCACGACCCACGAGTTGCTGCCGCCCGAGGTGCTCGAGCGCCAGGGGATCACCCCCGGTCTGGTGCGGCTTTCGGTGGGCATCGAGGACCCGCGCGACCTGACCGAGGACCTGGAGCAGGCCCTCGCCCGGGTCGAGCGCAGCCTCGTCTCCTAG
- a CDS encoding sensor histidine kinase has product MNLRTRITLLTLLVLSLSLLVIGASVYALLQRYLYQTLRAELQDAMAQVIQQYEIEFSIGSRSGVLGKVLPPSVYGEIDLLIPSHPTPESFTNEVIVATSRTLGQRLLLTPNDYAQLLQKGEVWATAQLPQGERPPLRLLVYGVLVKAPTAPLNLETWVAIFVAKPLRPLESTLAELSRVFLFTSIFVLTLGGVLTYLLVARTLEPLEAIAQKAEEVSIKGRTRLPEPETHDEVSALARALNRMLERLEHAFQTQSRFLADASHELRTPITAILGHVGYLLRRTPVNEVQRESLETIRREGERMTKLVTDLLELAGSEGGWRFEVRPVELRGLLQEIASEYAPTFEGEIVLEAPEEVWVEGDDERLHQVFANLIANAVKAGATRITLRVRQPPGRVIVQVSDNGPGIPPEHLPHLFERFYRVDKARDRAAGGSGLGLAIVKAIVEALGGEVWVESQVGEGTTFSVSLKHAAAPPPHLR; this is encoded by the coding sequence GTGAACCTGCGCACCCGCATCACCCTGCTCACGCTGCTGGTGCTCTCCCTGTCGCTGCTCGTCATCGGGGCCAGCGTCTACGCGCTGCTGCAGCGCTACCTCTACCAGACCCTGCGCGCCGAGCTGCAGGACGCGATGGCGCAGGTCATCCAGCAGTACGAGATCGAGTTCAGCATCGGCTCGCGCTCCGGGGTGCTGGGCAAGGTGCTGCCGCCCTCGGTCTACGGCGAGATCGACCTGCTCATCCCCAGCCACCCGACGCCGGAGTCGTTCACCAACGAGGTGATCGTGGCGACGAGCCGCACCCTGGGGCAGCGCCTCCTCCTCACCCCCAACGACTATGCCCAGCTGCTGCAGAAGGGCGAGGTCTGGGCCACCGCCCAGCTGCCGCAGGGCGAGCGGCCGCCGCTAAGGCTGCTCGTCTACGGCGTCCTCGTCAAGGCGCCGACGGCGCCTTTGAACCTGGAAACCTGGGTGGCCATCTTCGTGGCCAAGCCGCTGCGGCCGCTGGAGTCCACCCTAGCCGAGCTCTCGCGGGTCTTCCTCTTTACCTCGATCTTCGTCCTCACCCTGGGGGGCGTGCTCACCTACCTGCTGGTGGCGCGCACCCTGGAGCCGCTCGAAGCCATCGCCCAGAAGGCCGAGGAGGTGAGCATCAAGGGGCGCACCCGCCTGCCCGAACCCGAGACCCACGACGAGGTCTCGGCGCTGGCGCGGGCGCTCAACCGCATGCTCGAGCGCCTGGAGCACGCCTTCCAGACGCAGAGCCGCTTCCTCGCCGACGCCTCCCACGAGCTGCGCACCCCGATCACCGCGATCCTGGGCCACGTCGGCTACCTGCTCAGGCGCACTCCGGTCAACGAGGTCCAACGCGAGAGCCTGGAGACGATCCGGCGCGAGGGCGAGCGCATGACCAAGCTCGTCACCGACCTGCTCGAGCTGGCGGGCAGCGAGGGCGGCTGGCGCTTCGAGGTGCGGCCCGTCGAGCTGCGCGGGCTGCTGCAGGAGATCGCCAGCGAGTACGCCCCCACCTTCGAGGGCGAGATCGTCCTCGAAGCTCCCGAAGAGGTCTGGGTGGAGGGCGACGACGAGCGCCTGCACCAGGTCTTCGCCAACCTGATCGCCAACGCCGTCAAGGCGGGGGCGACCCGCATCACCCTGCGCGTCCGGCAACCGCCGGGCCGCGTGATCGTGCAGGTCAGCGACAACGGCCCCGGCATTCCGCCCGAGCACCTGCCCCACCTCTTCGAGCGCTTCTACCGGGTGGACAAGGCGCGCGACCGCGCTGCCGGCGGCTCGGGCCTGGGGCTGGCCATCGTCAAGGCCATCGTCGAGGCTCTGGGCGGCGAGGTTTGGGTGGAGTCGCAGGTGGGCGAGGGCACCACCTTCAGTGTTTCTTTAAAGCACGCAGCAGCTCCGCCGCCTCATCTGCGCTGA
- a CDS encoding peroxiredoxin, with translation MENTEKVVSLPRLNEPAPDFEAKTTKGTLKLSDLKGKWVVLFSHPADFTPVCSTEFLGFAKRADEFAQRNVQLVGLSIDSIYSHLAWIKDLEDLTGITIDFPVIADLDMKVSSLYGMVHPAAADTAAVRTVFVIDDKGILRAMLYYPLTNGRNIDEVLRLVDALQFTDKTGLATPADWRPGESAIVPPPGTIDDIKADEAKKDEYVEFKRWYLRYKKVS, from the coding sequence ATGGAAAACACAGAAAAAGTCGTCTCGCTTCCGCGGCTCAACGAACCGGCGCCCGACTTCGAGGCCAAGACCACCAAGGGCACGCTCAAGCTCTCGGACCTGAAGGGTAAGTGGGTGGTGCTGTTCAGTCACCCGGCCGACTTCACCCCGGTCTGCAGCACCGAGTTCCTGGGCTTCGCCAAGCGCGCGGACGAGTTCGCCCAGCGCAACGTGCAGCTCGTCGGTCTCTCGATCGACAGCATCTACAGCCACCTGGCCTGGATCAAGGACCTGGAGGACCTGACCGGGATCACCATCGACTTCCCGGTGATCGCCGACCTGGACATGAAGGTCTCGAGCCTCTACGGCATGGTCCACCCCGCCGCGGCCGACACCGCCGCGGTGCGCACCGTCTTCGTCATCGACGACAAGGGCATCCTCCGCGCGATGCTCTACTACCCGCTGACCAACGGCCGCAACATCGACGAGGTGCTGCGCCTGGTGGACGCGCTGCAGTTCACCGACAAGACCGGTCTGGCCACCCCGGCCGACTGGCGTCCGGGCGAGTCGGCGATCGTGCCGCCTCCGGGCACCATCGACGACATCAAGGCCGACGAGGCGAAGAAGGACGAGTACGTCGAGTTCAAGCGCTGGTACCTGCGCTACAAGAAGGTCTCGTAG
- a CDS encoding SHOCT-like domain-containing protein: MNEERKRILNLLAEGQLTAEEAESLLSALEETPSAAPEPRSGPARLLRIYVHDGEDGTVVKVNLPLALARFALKFVPEEQRAQIVEAGFDLDEFLASLGSGVPEGKLVEVHDPDGTEVLIEVV; this comes from the coding sequence GTGAACGAAGAACGCAAGCGCATCTTGAACCTGCTGGCCGAAGGCCAGCTGACCGCGGAGGAGGCCGAGTCGCTTCTGAGCGCGCTCGAAGAAACCCCGTCTGCAGCGCCCGAGCCCCGCAGCGGGCCCGCCCGGCTGCTGCGGATCTACGTCCACGACGGGGAGGACGGTACGGTGGTGAAGGTCAACCTGCCGCTGGCGCTGGCGCGCTTCGCCCTCAAGTTCGTGCCCGAGGAGCAACGGGCGCAGATCGTCGAGGCCGGCTTCGACCTTGACGAGTTCCTCGCTTCGCTGGGGAGCGGGGTTCCCGAAGGGAAGCTGGTGGAAGTCCACGATCCGGACGGCACCGAGGTGCTCATCGAGGTGGTATGA
- a CDS encoding response regulator transcription factor — MDGPLILIVEDEKDIARFIELELQAEGYRTEVAYDGITGLSKFRETSPNLVILDLMLPVMDGLEVARRIRKTSNIPILILTAKDAVTDKVEGLDAGADDYLVKPFSIEELLARVRAHLRRVTPAITGEIRVADLIINLEGREVFRGGRRIELSNKEFELLELLARSPGKVFSRFEIEEKVWPGYQGGSNVVDVYIGYLRKKLEAEGERRLIHTVRGVGYVLRED; from the coding sequence ATGGACGGACCGCTGATCCTCATCGTCGAAGACGAAAAGGACATCGCCCGCTTCATCGAGCTCGAGCTCCAGGCCGAGGGTTACCGCACCGAGGTGGCCTACGACGGCATCACCGGCCTCTCCAAGTTCCGCGAGACCAGCCCCAACCTGGTCATCCTCGACCTGATGCTCCCGGTCATGGACGGCCTCGAGGTGGCGCGGCGCATCCGCAAGACCTCGAACATCCCCATCCTCATCCTCACCGCCAAGGACGCCGTCACCGACAAGGTCGAGGGCCTCGACGCCGGCGCCGACGACTACCTGGTCAAGCCCTTCTCCATCGAGGAGCTGCTCGCCCGGGTGCGCGCCCACCTGCGCCGGGTCACCCCAGCGATCACCGGCGAGATCCGCGTCGCCGACCTGATCATCAACCTGGAGGGGCGCGAGGTCTTCCGCGGCGGTCGGCGCATCGAGCTTTCCAACAAGGAGTTCGAGCTGCTCGAGCTGCTGGCCCGCAGCCCCGGCAAGGTCTTCAGCCGCTTCGAGATCGAGGAGAAGGTCTGGCCCGGCTACCAGGGCGGCTCCAACGTGGTCGACGTCTACATCGGCTACCTGCGCAAGAAGCTGGAGGCCGAGGGCGAGCGGCGGCTGATCCACACCGTGCGCGGCGTCGGCTACGTGCTGCGCGAAGACTGA
- a CDS encoding class I SAM-dependent DNA methyltransferase, with translation MEPHPPFSILARVYDRLMEDVPYEGWARFVLAVLGGEGCFPRSVLELGAGTGSALEPFVARGLEAAGVDVSEAMLARARAKLPGVWFQRADVRGFDLGRRFDLVYSAFDSLNNLTEPADLEAAFRTALRHLHPGGWLAADLNTPEGLRELWREEAWEEDGVRLVYGYDAATRLGRLEAWVEGEVEVHLERGYEPDEVRAMLEALGFDPVFALTYPDGREPDLLADRFWVFARAPEAHPAQADPA, from the coding sequence GTGGAGCCGCACCCGCCGTTTTCGATCCTCGCCCGCGTCTACGACCGCCTCATGGAAGACGTCCCCTACGAGGGCTGGGCGCGTTTCGTGCTCGCGGTGCTGGGGGGCGAGGGCTGCTTCCCTCGCAGCGTGCTCGAGCTGGGAGCGGGGACGGGCAGCGCCCTCGAACCCTTCGTGGCCCGCGGCCTCGAGGCCGCGGGGGTGGACGTCTCCGAGGCCATGCTCGCCCGCGCCCGCGCCAAGCTGCCGGGGGTGTGGTTCCAACGGGCCGACGTGCGCGGCTTCGACCTGGGACGCCGCTTCGACCTCGTCTACTCCGCCTTCGACAGCCTCAACAACCTCACCGAACCCGCGGACCTGGAGGCGGCCTTCCGCACCGCCCTGCGGCACCTCCACCCCGGGGGATGGCTCGCCGCCGACCTGAACACCCCCGAAGGCCTGCGCGAGCTCTGGCGTGAGGAGGCCTGGGAAGAAGACGGGGTACGGCTCGTCTACGGCTACGACGCCGCGACCCGGCTGGGCCGGCTCGAGGCCTGGGTCGAGGGCGAGGTGGAGGTGCACCTGGAGCGGGGCTACGAGCCGGACGAGGTCCGGGCGATGCTGGAGGCGCTGGGCTTCGACCCCGTCTTCGCCCTCACCTATCCCGACGGCCGCGAACCCGACCTGCTGGCCGACCGCTTCTGGGTCTTCGCCCGCGCCCCCGAGGCTCACCCAGCTCAAGCGGACCCGGCGTAG
- a CDS encoding DUF2089 domain-containing protein translates to MPYECPVCHARLEVTGLACPSCQTRIEGRFAVNEFAALPPEQLEILRLFVKTRGNLKEMERILGVSYPTVRARFETLLRVLGYEEEAGSDVPVERARVLEQLEKGEISADEAAELLRALKKH, encoded by the coding sequence ATGCCCTACGAATGCCCCGTCTGCCACGCGCGCCTGGAGGTGACGGGCCTGGCCTGCCCCAGCTGCCAGACCCGTATCGAGGGGCGCTTCGCCGTCAACGAGTTCGCCGCGCTGCCCCCGGAGCAGCTGGAGATCCTGCGCCTCTTCGTCAAGACCCGGGGCAACCTCAAGGAGATGGAGCGGATCCTCGGCGTCAGCTACCCCACGGTGCGGGCGCGCTTCGAGACGCTGCTGCGGGTCCTTGGTTACGAGGAGGAAGCCGGGTCCGACGTGCCCGTGGAGCGGGCGCGGGTGCTCGAGCAGCTGGAGAAGGGCGAGATCAGCGCAGATGAGGCGGCGGAGCTGCTGCGTGCTTTAAAGAAACACTGA
- a CDS encoding PD-(D/E)XK nuclease family protein has translation MHWLIDAADGGASERMLERARELTAQKRRVWWLTLPSNRNFALRRLAARGAALGAEAVHFQQVHQRVLAQAGRTGTFLSTGLRVARVGEALRELAGGRMPAPGEARLFARAIAELKRFEVAPEEVPVGDAESRRLQRVYAAYERAKGAALDPDDVARLAADLVAEGAWRPETDAVFAAGFWELSPLALSLLTAMERAGVEVWASLPEPPGPAEDPPRLPAAVAVWRAENPVHELRWVLAEIKRDLLVGGFDPLELALVVPPERLEATKMLAREYDLYLMDETYHAPSEEEPGKLLVDLLRFPDHPTAEGLFLFEELAPLGRAALARGLAGLDAIRKLARQLDEAEGGRLAPTLEAVLASLDPLAGAPAEDAARRAHLLAWAERLVDGRPLLAQSRWREVFLLRAREALEAGGPEGFRAWWAGLLERVRLRARRPGGVALLSPREVSGRRYRKAYVLGASEGVYTLGEREDYFIPEEARRPWSEVFERIYAERGVLPRRLRGRDVHLWRSLRALADEVVISYPEADGGRPLEPEHDLVGAAEPRPMGPVPLVSRALSREGSGYRAPREGVPLPAPSGLSQVYRFDRSYGGCGFRSWLEAREGLRPDEDERPEWYRALERLAEAKREGRAPDPEALARWGMTPARFERLTFFPGVSFGELTVHVHAGEREGRTARVYRFGEEPLTEAEVRERLRDRWVEFIVAGTYLRRGYAVELWYWPLGGPPVRGYGADPQRDREAWVRKFQEMADQRRRWAERALERWRAARAEAVPGWHCRSCPFADVCRKDEVET, from the coding sequence ATGCACTGGCTGATCGACGCGGCGGACGGCGGGGCTTCGGAGCGGATGCTGGAGCGCGCCCGCGAGCTGACGGCCCAAAAACGCCGCGTGTGGTGGTTGACGCTGCCTTCGAACCGCAACTTCGCTTTGCGGCGGCTCGCGGCCCGGGGAGCTGCCCTGGGGGCCGAGGCGGTGCACTTTCAGCAGGTGCACCAGCGGGTGCTGGCCCAGGCCGGCCGCACCGGAACCTTCCTCTCGACCGGCCTGCGGGTGGCGCGGGTGGGGGAGGCGCTGCGCGAGCTGGCGGGCGGGCGCATGCCCGCGCCCGGCGAAGCACGCCTCTTTGCCCGCGCCATCGCCGAGCTCAAGCGCTTCGAGGTCGCCCCCGAAGAGGTGCCGGTCGGCGACGCCGAGTCCCGCAGGTTGCAGCGCGTCTACGCCGCCTACGAGCGGGCCAAGGGCGCGGCGCTGGACCCCGACGACGTGGCCCGGCTCGCCGCCGACCTGGTGGCCGAGGGCGCCTGGCGTCCCGAGACCGACGCGGTCTTCGCCGCCGGGTTCTGGGAGCTCTCGCCGCTCGCGCTCTCGCTGCTGACCGCGATGGAGCGGGCCGGCGTCGAGGTCTGGGCTTCGCTCCCCGAACCCCCGGGGCCCGCGGAGGACCCGCCGCGGCTGCCTGCGGCGGTCGCGGTCTGGCGCGCCGAGAACCCGGTGCACGAGCTGCGCTGGGTGCTGGCGGAGATCAAGCGCGACCTGCTGGTCGGGGGGTTCGACCCCCTCGAGCTGGCGCTCGTCGTCCCCCCCGAGCGCCTGGAGGCGACCAAGATGCTCGCCCGCGAGTACGACCTCTACCTGATGGACGAGACCTACCACGCCCCCAGCGAGGAGGAGCCGGGCAAGCTGCTGGTCGATCTGCTGCGCTTTCCCGACCACCCCACGGCCGAGGGGCTCTTCCTCTTCGAGGAGCTGGCCCCGCTGGGGCGCGCGGCGCTGGCGCGGGGGCTGGCCGGTCTGGACGCGATCCGTAAGCTGGCCCGGCAGCTCGACGAGGCCGAGGGCGGCCGCCTGGCGCCGACGTTGGAGGCGGTGCTCGCCTCCCTCGACCCGCTCGCCGGCGCGCCCGCGGAGGACGCGGCGCGGCGCGCCCACCTGCTCGCCTGGGCGGAGCGGCTGGTGGACGGCCGGCCGCTGCTGGCCCAGAGCCGCTGGCGCGAGGTCTTCCTGCTGCGCGCCCGCGAGGCGCTCGAGGCCGGGGGCCCCGAAGGCTTCCGCGCCTGGTGGGCGGGGCTGCTGGAGCGGGTGCGCCTGCGGGCGCGCCGGCCCGGGGGCGTGGCCCTGCTCAGCCCGCGGGAGGTCAGCGGACGCCGCTACCGCAAGGCCTACGTCCTGGGGGCGAGCGAGGGGGTCTACACCCTGGGCGAGCGCGAGGACTACTTCATCCCCGAGGAGGCGCGGCGGCCCTGGTCCGAGGTTTTCGAGCGGATCTACGCCGAACGGGGGGTGCTGCCGCGCCGCCTGCGGGGCCGGGACGTGCACCTGTGGCGCAGCCTGCGGGCTTTGGCCGACGAGGTCGTGATCAGCTACCCGGAGGCCGATGGGGGGCGGCCGCTGGAGCCGGAGCACGACCTGGTGGGTGCGGCCGAGCCCCGGCCCATGGGGCCGGTGCCGCTGGTCAGCCGGGCGCTCTCGCGTGAGGGCTCGGGCTACCGCGCCCCCCGCGAGGGCGTGCCGCTGCCCGCGCCCAGCGGCCTGAGCCAGGTCTACCGCTTCGATCGCAGCTACGGCGGCTGCGGCTTCCGCTCCTGGCTGGAGGCCCGCGAGGGCCTGCGGCCCGACGAGGACGAGCGCCCCGAGTGGTACCGGGCGCTCGAGCGGCTCGCCGAGGCGAAACGCGAGGGGCGCGCCCCCGACCCGGAGGCCCTGGCCCGCTGGGGAATGACGCCCGCGCGCTTCGAACGCCTGACCTTCTTCCCGGGCGTGAGCTTCGGGGAGCTGACCGTGCACGTTCACGCCGGCGAACGCGAGGGGCGCACCGCGCGCGTCTACCGCTTCGGCGAGGAGCCGCTTACGGAGGCGGAGGTGCGCGAGCGGCTGCGCGACCGCTGGGTCGAGTTCATCGTCGCCGGAACCTACCTGCGCCGCGGCTACGCGGTGGAGCTGTGGTACTGGCCGCTGGGAGGTCCGCCGGTGCGCGGCTACGGCGCCGACCCGCAGCGCGACCGCGAGGCCTGGGTGCGCAAGTTCCAGGAGATGGCCGACCAGCGACGCCGCTGGGCCGAGCGGGCGCTGGAGCGCTGGCGCGCCGCCCGCGCCGAGGCGGTGCCCGGCTGGCACTGCCGCAGCTGCCCCTTCGCCGACGTCTGCCGAAAGGACGAGGTGGAAACGTGA
- the ccsA gene encoding cytochrome c biogenesis protein CcsA — MTAALAGLGALVLLASLVWDERRSGWSLGFFFAAAVWHAVTTGQVLGSSFEAAMLLVIGLVGVARGYANRPRWRTWVRYAYATALFFALLSLRFVGTTSGPLPWSLVVFHAGVLTLAYVSLTVAFLAAVAGWAQHRRLRSAPWRSLSAPPLVGLARLEGPYLRAGYVLYTVGVLTGMAWAWRLWGSPVAPDVKELATLVTWALFTLLLLEHRPGRVSGGRVLLWWAAYAALVFVFFVAPYWGGRHPV, encoded by the coding sequence GTGACCGCCGCCCTGGCCGGCCTGGGGGCGCTCGTACTCCTGGCCTCGCTGGTCTGGGACGAGCGGCGCTCGGGCTGGTCGCTGGGATTCTTCTTCGCGGCGGCCGTCTGGCACGCGGTCACCACCGGACAGGTGCTGGGTTCCTCGTTCGAGGCGGCGATGCTGCTCGTCATCGGGCTCGTGGGGGTGGCCCGCGGCTACGCCAACCGGCCCCGCTGGCGCACCTGGGTGCGGTACGCCTACGCCACCGCGCTCTTCTTCGCGTTGCTCTCGCTGCGTTTCGTGGGCACCACCAGCGGGCCGCTGCCCTGGTCGCTGGTGGTGTTCCACGCGGGGGTCCTCACCCTCGCCTACGTCAGCCTGACCGTCGCCTTCCTGGCGGCAGTGGCGGGCTGGGCCCAGCACCGCCGGCTCAGGTCCGCGCCCTGGCGCTCGCTCTCGGCGCCGCCGCTCGTCGGCCTGGCGCGGCTCGAGGGCCCCTACCTGCGGGCCGGTTACGTCCTTTACACGGTGGGCGTGCTCACGGGGATGGCCTGGGCCTGGCGGCTGTGGGGGAGCCCGGTCGCCCCCGACGTAAAGGAGCTGGCCACGCTGGTGACCTGGGCGCTCTTCACGCTGCTGCTGCTCGAGCACCGCCCGGGCCGCGTCAGCGGCGGCCGGGTGCTGCTGTGGTGGGCGGCCTACGCCGCCTTGGTCTTCGTCTTCTTCGTGGCCCCGTACTGGGGCGGTCGCCACCCCGTTTAG
- a CDS encoding SHOCT-like domain-containing protein — translation MDEYLRIAKLLEEGKIDPDEAGRLLEALEGESAGPAPVVGKGWLRARIERADLRVRVRADLDAPVIEEDGGLEARLEADGSDWKLSAGGGRRKFFGAFNLLDSRKALRLALPPGLALELQLGQGEVRIQGALPALRVQLGQGRLRFDRSDALDVRLGQGEVEGRVRVVEDRHRVQLGMGKVRLTLEPESDLRLKVNASLGEVKVSGRLQHEGKGPSVSYSGTVGEGRGELKVSVGMGDVEVKLP, via the coding sequence ATGGATGAGTACCTGCGCATCGCCAAGCTGCTCGAAGAGGGCAAGATCGACCCCGACGAAGCCGGCCGCCTGCTCGAGGCGCTGGAGGGGGAGAGCGCGGGGCCCGCTCCCGTCGTCGGCAAAGGCTGGCTGCGGGCGCGGATCGAACGCGCCGACCTGCGGGTGCGGGTGCGTGCGGACCTGGACGCGCCCGTGATCGAGGAGGACGGCGGGCTGGAAGCGCGGCTCGAGGCCGACGGCTCCGACTGGAAGCTCAGCGCCGGCGGCGGCCGCCGGAAGTTCTTCGGCGCCTTCAACCTGCTGGATTCCCGCAAAGCGCTGCGCCTGGCCCTGCCCCCGGGGCTGGCGCTGGAGCTGCAGCTGGGCCAGGGCGAGGTTCGCATCCAGGGCGCGCTGCCGGCGCTCAGGGTGCAGCTGGGCCAGGGCCGGCTCCGCTTCGACCGCAGCGACGCGCTGGACGTGCGGCTGGGTCAGGGCGAGGTGGAGGGGCGGGTTCGCGTCGTGGAAGACCGCCACCGGGTGCAGCTGGGGATGGGCAAGGTGCGGCTGACGCTCGAACCGGAAAGCGACCTGCGGCTCAAGGTGAACGCGAGCCTGGGCGAGGTCAAGGTTTCCGGCCGGCTGCAGCATGAAGGCAAAGGCCCCTCGGTCAGCTACAGCGGCACCGTGGGCGAGGGGCGGGGAGAGCTCAAAGTGTCCGTCGGCATGGGGGACGTGGAGGTGAAGCTGCCGTGA